In Lysinibacillus sp. 2017, the DNA window GAAAATGAGGTAAAGATTTATAACCGCGTTTATAAGGGGCAAAGGCTACCCAAGAATCTTTTGGAGGATTAACGGTTCTGCGTGCATGTTTGGCTACATGAGCAAAAAATTCATCTCCAGTTGCTGCGCTAAAATAGGATGAAAAGTATTCGCCAAGCTCATTGAACTTTGGACGTATGATCGTTGTTAATGCCTCCATACGTTCTTCTAGGCCGTCAATTTGAAAAACTTGAAAATCTTCTGAAGTCCAATTTAGATTACTCATATTTTTTATCAATTCCTTTCGATAAGATGTTTATTTTATTAATTTTATGGGAAAAAATCTGTTAATAGAAACTTTTTATCATGAGGATTTAGAAATAGTGAAATTTTAGTAATAAGTAACTATTCGCTAATATAAAAGTACTGTTAATCCAAATGTGAAAAGTTCATAAATATGACGAGGATGTGATTGGTATGAAACAGATGATTAAAATTATACGCAAAGTGGATATTGAAAAGCAATATGAAGAGATTTTAATGTTGGAGATGGACTATGAGCTAGCAACACTGTATGCAGCTATGAATGAAAATAATCAATCAGAAATCGATAAATCAAAAAAACGATTAGTTGAAATCCAAGAAGAATTAAATGGCTTACATGCATATGCTTAATAAAAAAACATATCCAAACTAAAAAATCACTTGCTGAATGAAAGAAAGCAAGTGATTTTTTGTTATAATAAGAATATTCAAAGAAATTAAATTGGCTTGAAGATGTGAAATGATGCTTATTAGTAGGTGGAAGGTGGATGCAGGATGGATGTAAAAAAACTTGATCAATTCGCGAAAGAGATTATTGTTGAAGCAGGAGAAAGAATTCGAAAGGCATTTTCTTATGATATCGAAATTGAAACCAAATCAAATGCCAACGATCTTGTGACAAATATTGACCGTGAAACGGAACTTTTCTTCATTGAAAAAATTAAAGCCTTTGACCCTACGTATCGAATTTTAGGAGAAGAAGGTATGGGCGAGAAGGTTGAAAGCCTAGAAGGAATTGTTTGGATTATCGATCCAATCGACGGTACGATGAATTTTGTAAAGCAACATCGTCATTTTATGATATCGGTAGGTGTGTATATCGATGGTGTTGGTATTTTAGGGTACATATTTGATGTGATGCGTGAAGATTTATTTTATGCAATTGCGGGTAAGGGCGCTTGGTATAACGATTCACCAATGCGTAAACTAGAGCCGTTAAAAATAGAAGAAGCTGTTATTGGCATAAATGCAAACTGGGTTACCCCAAATAATCGGATTAATCACGAAAAAATTATTGAGCTTGTTCGTACGGTTCGCGGTACACGTTCTTATGGATCTGCGGCGATGGAAATTGCATTTGTTGTGAGTGGCAAATTAGATGCTTATATTTCAATGCGATTAGCACCTTGGGATATCGGTGGGGGTGTAGTCATTGCAAAAGAAGTGGGTGCAGTTGCGACGAATTTTAACGGAGAGCATTTCGATTTTTTGACGACTGATACATTTATAATTGCTAATCCATCTATTCATCAACTTATTTTAGAAAATTATATCGAAGAAAAATAAAAAAGCATTCTTGTATATTATTCGTATACAAGAATGCTTTCTTTATTTCTATAATAAGCCTTGTTCTCTGAATTTGCGTTTTGTTTTAAAGGCAAAATCAAAGATAGCGCACATCACTACAAAACCAACGATAGTACTAATAAAACCAGTTGTTTCGTATTTATCACCTGTCATGAAAATTAATGAAACTGAAATTCCCATGCTCAGCATTGATAAAATGGCTGCTAGTGCAAAAAAGAACATAACCACTTTTGCTTTATTCATAATTTGACCTCCATATTACTTTTTATATGTGACTAAAAGATAATCGTAAATTTTCTAAAAAGACATTTAATCTTTCATGTGCTATAATATCACAGTTGAACATCTGATAAAAGAATATGGAGTGGAAAAATGACAAATTTACGTCAAGACTTACGCAATATCGCAATTATCGCCCACGTTGACCATGGTAAAACAACCCTAGTTGACCAATTATTAAAACAATCTGGTACTTTCCGTACTAATGAGCATGTAGATGAACGTGCAATGGATTCAAATGATATCGAGCGTGAGCGCGGTATTACAATTTTAGCTAAAAACACTGCTGTTAACTACGAGGGTACTCGTATTA includes these proteins:
- a CDS encoding inositol monophosphatase family protein, whose protein sequence is MDVKKLDQFAKEIIVEAGERIRKAFSYDIEIETKSNANDLVTNIDRETELFFIEKIKAFDPTYRILGEEGMGEKVESLEGIVWIIDPIDGTMNFVKQHRHFMISVGVYIDGVGILGYIFDVMREDLFYAIAGKGAWYNDSPMRKLEPLKIEEAVIGINANWVTPNNRINHEKIIELVRTVRGTRSYGSAAMEIAFVVSGKLDAYISMRLAPWDIGGGVVIAKEVGAVATNFNGEHFDFLTTDTFIIANPSIHQLILENYIEEK
- a CDS encoding DUF5325 family protein — encoded protein: MNKAKVVMFFFALAAILSMLSMGISVSLIFMTGDKYETTGFISTIVGFVVMCAIFDFAFKTKRKFREQGLL